In Tautonia rosea, the genomic window TTCCGGATTTACCTCGGTCCGGATGATGCTCTCAGTCCTTCAGAGCTGAAGGACAAAGCTCCCGAGCCAATCATGACTGGGTTTGCCCCACCCACTCCTCCGATTGCGCAACCGGTGAGGGATTTTGCGGCTCCCGAGACACCGGAGCTTCCCGTCGATGATAGGGACGGCCAGGATGAGAATCAGGACTTCGGAGAAGATGACGGGCAGTGGGAAAAACTCCCCACGCCGTCGGATGGAAACGAGTTCTTCATCGAACTCG contains:
- a CDS encoding FHA domain-containing protein encodes the protein MKAELIPDNGDPPIPVTRDITVVGRRDGCDIWIDHPSISKRHCVLVRTSGLLILRDLASTNGTRVKGQRVRWAALLPGDRVSLGGYKFRIYLGPDDALSPSELKDKAPEPIMTGFAPPTPPIAQPVRDFAAPETPELPVDDRDGQDENQDFGEDDGQWEKLPTPSDGNEFFIEL